Below is a genomic region from Pyrococcus kukulkanii.
GGTCACAACGGTGGTCTTAATTCTCACGATACCAAGCTTTGCAGTCATCCTTTACTACTATACCAATTTCAGGGCCGAGATACTTAGCATTGGGGAGGTGTTCTCATGAGGCTCGGGAGGGACTTTTGGCTCTTCGCAATTGGCAGGTTCATCTCTCAGATTGGATGGGCCGTTCAAGAAGTAGCTTTGCCCCTGTACGTTTTAGACGTAACGCACAGTGCTAAAATCATGACTCTCTTCGTGTTGGCTGACTTAATCCCCTCGCTATTAACGATGCCCATCGCCGGCGTCATTGGAGATCGATACAACAGGAAAGCTTTAATGGTAGGTTTGGATCTAGCGAGGGGAGCGTTGCTCTTTGGTGTCGTTGCCTTCAACTTCCTGGGGATAAAGGAACTGTTGGCAGTTCAAGTAGTTCTGGCTATAATGAGCTCATTCTTCTCCGCAGGAACGTCCGCGATGTACCCGGATTTGGTTAGGCAGGAAGATCTCGAGAGGGCGAACTCTATAGTCATGTCCGCTGGAATAGTGGCAAGGCTCATCGGTCCGGCCTTAGGTGGATTTATCTACGCTTTTGGAGGGATAAAACTGGCAATTCTGGTTAACGCGGTAAGCTTCTTTGGCTCCGGTCTGTTTGAGGTGTTCATAAGGTACGAGTGGAAGAGCAGAAAGATCGAGAACCTCTCGGAGGTAATTGAGGATCTCGTGGAGGGGATAAGGTTCATAAGGAGTAGCAGGTACCTCATGGTTC
It encodes:
- a CDS encoding MFS transporter, whose product is MRLGRDFWLFAIGRFISQIGWAVQEVALPLYVLDVTHSAKIMTLFVLADLIPSLLTMPIAGVIGDRYNRKALMVGLDLARGALLFGVVAFNFLGIKELLAVQVVLAIMSSFFSAGTSAMYPDLVRQEDLERANSIVMSAGIVARLIGPALGGFIYAFGGIKLAILVNAVSFFGSGLFEVFIRYEWKSRKIENLSEVIEDLVEGIRFIRSSRYLMVLVTFALAMNAFGNPFGAVIWPYSLREVLKFSSQQFGIVESSFMLGALLGNVLIAAVLGRKTGRHIFKLMLVNGALMLPFIWIISPYSNLPRDVAFYVLIGMGIGMGMSNAMINVPINSNLQRAVPTEFRGRVFSALGVLANLTVPIGLVVVGPLIDHLGAWKVSALLWVGMGVVVLYYWLFHRDVLTNHEPSP